Genomic DNA from Cydia fagiglandana chromosome 3, ilCydFagi1.1, whole genome shotgun sequence:
CATTCAAACCATAACGCATCCGTGAGCATCGCGTTGCATGGCTAAACGCTGACCTTCCGACCCCGTCCACTCACCTACACCTGAACTTATAGGACCACTATTGAGCAAGGGAGTAACCACCACACGTTCTACtaatttataagacgttattaGGTGTTTTATACACGCTTCATCGCGTGACACGTAACGGTACGTCGGTAAGACTTAAAGAACTTAAGTGCTGGTAGCAGTTTATAGGTGATATTACGAAATCCAGTGCTTTTTATACTAAAGCAAATGGTGTAGTTTAAcggtctttttagggttccatacccaaagggtaaaacgggaccctattcctaagacttcgctgtccgtccgtccgtccgtccgtccgtctgtccgtctgtctgtcaccaggctgtatctcacgaaccgtgatagctagacagttgaaattttcgcagatgatgtatttctgttgccgctataacaacaaatactactaaaaacagaataaaataaagatttaagtggggctcccatacagcaaacgtgatttttgaccaaagttaagcaacgtcgggcgtggtcagtacttggatgggtgaccgttttctttttgcatttttttccgtttttttttttgctttatggtacggaacccttcgtgcgcgagtccgactcgcacttgcccggttttttaataaacTATATGTGTCACAAATAGTTGCTTAATCTGGtaagggtcacttgcaccattaacAATCCCGGAATTATCTAGTTAAACTTGGAGTaaccatagttaccagtacaatttgaaacTGGGTTCactgtttaaccggttaaccccgggttagtggcatggtgcaagtggcgcttatacTAAATATTGGTAACCatggcacagattatataatagttcttacgaacagatacttatctctcaaacaaaacgcaaatacctaccgttttgatacctacacaaaaatacaatggagtgtccttcaacgcgccgctccccgcaccgcgcgcaccgctACGCTACGCTACGCTAGGGTTGCTggcgcttagaaatgataaataaatacctacttaaacaggggagtgaaataaaaggaaagctaaatcttaaaatatACCTTAATATTCCAATaaagtgtttgcgaaatagtaattttaaaaggtcatatgtccctgcagtaaccgcagtgtttacgccgttttataaaccgcccaataatcccagcaagaatcaGTTTTataacttcgtgtaatttaaaaccagatagagattaatgttacacaataaagaaaaataatagaaacccccacgaatacaggtaattaattataatccaGATcaaaaaatgagtaggcactttccggtgtaaagttaacttactgtcgttaaaataaacatttactaaaataaattaaaaatttgctacctatttcaaatagatagatgtctaaaactatacatttgtcatacataattatcattacatgtttaattaaagaaattcaatagtaggtacctaactacgagactactacgtagcttgtaactatcgtaaaaaatgacagtgcggcgcgcggtgacgtgcgtacgtgagcgcgtgtggcaaccaactggcttgcttttctaccgtgaacgggagcacattcgtaggtataaatccgagctcgcgcggagagttccataggcctgaccATGGTCTGTCATAAAAATGATCCACCCATTAACACTATTGGAAATTTAATGTAAGAACTTCTactgtttaaaataaaaaggacTTAGAAAACTCATCTTATAATCTTCGTTAACGAAGAACATTTCTTAGGGATTTTGTTAATCCCCagttaaagaaacaaaaaaatacctTCAGGATAATAATTAAGACAACGTCAACAAAATGAAGACTTTATCTAGATAGTAGGATTTATTTATGTAACTCGTCTATGTAAAGGTCACCTAAGcagcacttgcaccattccactaacccggggttaacacgttaaacctgaagttaccatggttactagtacattttgacactgggttaccGAATGTTTTcacgggttaaccccgggttagtgggatggtgcaagacaCGCTACGTATACTATACTAAAAttacgtaagtacctactaaaaatgtatataaatatatttacttacGTAACTTTTGACTTTATATTAGGCGATATATATTTAACTAAAGTTACTGTTACAGTCGTCGTCaataatatgtttacacttttagaccttactcctttgcaataaggtgaaaaaatttaaacatatctttggcCTCGACTGTATTTCTAAATGGATCACTTAGCGtcgaatttaaaaattaaatccaCGAAAGTTTTAATAAATGTTCAAAAACTGAGTTAGTAGTTCACACTAGTGACTCGTTTTTCAAGAACTAATCCTCGTCATATGAAATTGGTTCAACAGCGCGAATGCGGCAATAAAGGAAAACGTGTATGCAACAGCCGTAGACGCTGAATCAGTTTCACCGTCTTCATTATCATCAGTATCAACAGCATCTATATCTTCATTACTGTCTGTATTTTCATTGCTGCCTTCAGTATTTTCATCACTGCCTTCTGGGTTTTCCCCACTGCCTTCTGCATTTTCTTCACCGTCTTCTGTGTTCTCATTACTATCTACAAAGATAACATCATCTTCTTGCCTTTCATTAAGGTCGAACTGACCCTCGGCATCCTTAAAATGTCCTTGATAGATACTGTTCCAGAACGCAACAGTGACGGCATGAGGGTTCTGCATTTCGACTTCAAAAGTAGAACTCTGCTGGTCATCATTTAGTATGTGGAGGAAGTTGTTATTCTCCGACGTGAAAGGATTCCAAGTTGCTTGGGAAGTCAGGCTAGTCGGGTTTCTGAAAACAGGAAACGTTATGCAGTGATGTTTACTATTTTGCTAAATTAtcaaaagttttctttttctcGTCATAGTGTATAAATTCTAAAGTACTTACAGAGAAATATGCTTCTTGAGAAATGAGTTTAAGAGTATATGCCCTCATACTTTTCCATTATAACATGAGATAAAGTTAAGCATTATGTTTAGGGATGTTACATTATACAgtttaaaataatgaaaattagACTCTTACCCAGTTTTAGCGAAGTTAGTCCACCGCTCAATTAAAATGTCGCTTACTGTTAGATCTATTTGAGAGGATTCCTGCTCTGTAGTTTCATGGAATAAGTAAGCCAGTTCTTCGCTATGAGCTGCTCCGTCGACTTCCACTGGGCCTACAAATGGATCTCCCAATGTTCCCTTGTAAGAAAATTGATATAAATATACAGGTGATGTCGATGAAGCCGCTCGTAACTGTGCCTCTCGGATAGCGGATACTTTTATCATTGTATCACCGTGATACATAAAATATTCATCCATGTCAATAGCATCACTACCAAAATAATACTGTTTTATATTATCAGCTATGCGttgttcttcttcttcgtctTCGAATTCTAAATCAGGTTGCAGGAATGCTTCAAACGACTCATCCATTTTCTCCAGCCAATTATCTTCTATTGCCTCTTCAGCTCTTATAGTGCCTTCTTTATCAACAAAGCCTGTCATTATCGGTATTTGCAAGAATTCTCCATCATTGAGGACTTGATATGGTGATCTAGTCATAAATGGTAAAGAAGATACTAACGTTTGTTTTTCCACACAAGGTGCGAATGCTAATGAATTGTCAAAGAGTTCAAGTTCATTTATGACTGCTGTCAATGCTGCTACGCTAGTTTTTGTAAACACTTCCGAAAGCGTGTTAATGTCACTCACTGTATGACCAAGAGCTTCGGCAACTTGTATCGCGTATTCCAAATTATCTCTGGTAACTGCCCACGGAGCGATAGCGGAACCACTTTGCGCTATCACTCTGTGAATTAAGCCCTCAGACATTGGAGATAGCGATACTAAATCAACAGCAGCGGCACCACTTCCATGTCCAAACAGTGTTACAGAATCAGGGTCGCCACCGAAGTTTTCAATGTTCTCTTGAACCCAGTGCAAGCCCGCGATAATATCCTTGAGTCCAGCATTACCAGGCGCAACTTCCGTTCCTAAACATAGAAAACCGAATATTGACTCTCGGAAGTTTAAGGAGACGATTATAACATCTTGTTCGAGAAAGTTTTTAAAGGACAGTTCGTGTTCGTAGACTCTGTCGAACTCTCTGCCTTTGATCCAGACCATGACTGGGAGTCTGCGGGTGGTGTCAAGAGTTGTGGTGTAAACGTCAGCTACCAAGCAATCTTCTACTCCCTCGTAGCCGACACCTAACGCTCGAATGCATTTAATGCCTTTTCGATTGGCGACAAAAGGTTCTTCAAATGAAGGTGCCGGCAAGGGtgcctaaaataaataaaaaatagaataaatataaacatgAAATACATAGATAAACATAAATACAGCTAGCTGTTGGTGAATGCATTTCATTCATAAACTGAATATGTGCTTTCGCAGTTGTGTGTACATAGGTTTTTGAATCCGCAAAAAAATAGATATATTTTcgctaattaaaattaaaatattctttCCGTGGCTGTTTTAACAAAAATAACACTATTTACCCTAGTTAGTTGATAATCGAACAACTTAATTTCTGACAAATTTTGAAACCTTTTCACATTTACTATTTACGTCTTTGGCATTATATTGATTTAAAGATAAATTGgtgagtatttatttattgatatacCTATAAGGTACAAAAACAtgtcaaaaacattaaataaaaaaaattacaattaatagtacatattttgatatttactgTGATAATGATAACCTTCTATGGTAGGTCACTGGTCGAATGCACGTTTGAAGCTCAAGGATTTGGACGTCAGTCAAACATAATTACGTACAAATTTAgtaaaaaagttgaaaaatagaattatttattatttacgtaCCTTGAACCGGTGAATCCCTGAAGTTGAATCAGCATACGGTATCCCATGAAACACGTAAACTCCGTTATCAAGCGTACCAATAACTGTTCCTTGTTGTATTTCCACGCTTGGGTTTGTCACGGGCTCATCCTGTCCCCACACACCAAAGAAGAAGCAAAATCCAATAAATACTATTGGTTTCATTATTGCGTTTCAATATTTCGTGATACACATGCAGTTTTCTGGAAGTTCGTATTGGAAATACGTCAAATAGCCTCACATTTATCTCGATCCGATAGATAGATATTCTCGGAAAATCTCCAATGTAAGATAACATTATATTTACGTAGAGTGTGCAGGTTGTAACTTTGATGTGGACTTATCTTGTCCACGTGACatgagttaaaaaaaaacaatgtgcGTTCCTTACAAATCATGGTAATCCTAATGCCTCAACGtcaaattttcaaaattaattttaagtgaGGTCCCTCATTAGACGTTACGTAAAATTTAAAGACAACGCTTTAAGTGCAGAAACGAGGTCAATGACCTTATAATATCATTTCGCAGAAAAAATGTCCCTTGTAGGAGTCACTCTAACTGTACCATCGAAGGGATGCCACAGAACTGGTTTTCTTAAACTCGACTGTATTAAGCAATGCTAGGGTATGTTTTCGCTTGACTTGAAAGGTAGTGGTCCGTTTTTTTCAGCGGTTCCCTTAGCGGGGGTGTTGCGCGGGGGCACGAAATGTGTGCCACATGTGATGTGCCATCGCCTGCGACGTTCATCTTCACGAGAATTACTGATTCACTGGCTTTTTTTCGTAAAAGTGAATAAAGATTCTGAGACCTGTAGCTGTAACGTAAATCTAACCAGAATGTATAATGAGATGTAATCGTAAAGTGAGATTATAGGTAATCGGGAGTACCGtagtgttttatattttattttaaaacagatTGATGTTTGTCTTGCATTACTTCGTATTTAATGAACAAAATAGTTTAATAGTATTTTTGGCATATTCTATTAAGCAGCTGAGATACTATATAAGTCAATATTCATATTCGTTAAAAGCCCCAGCCCAAGACTATCTTCTCTTAAAAAATTGTGCATACTTTGTTAAGTAGCAAATATATAATGGAAGAAGCTAATCAGTGACGGATTTcgattaaaaatacatacaaaactaatGAGAAATGTCTGCGAGCGATACTACCaattaatttaccatttctatttttaaatagtgagtaaagaaaaaaatatgataacattttatttctcATTTAAAACACGCATTTTTTAACCACAGCTTTGCTATTCAAACCAATATCATCATCCTCCTATCGTTTGTCCCGTACTGTGACGGGGTTCGCTTTCCTACTTTTCTCCTTCCACTTCGCTCTATCCTGGACATCGGTTTCCGCTAACCCACAGGCGTTGGCGATGACGTTACGCCACTGCCTTGGTTTGCCCCCTTGTTTGGGCCTGGTAAGGCAAAGCTTAGGGCTCTTTTGCCTACGTATTCAGGCGGACTTCTTTTGACATGGCCAAACCACCTCCATTCAAACCAATACTTATACTGACCTAATTTTTAACAAACaacgaaaaactgaaaaaaatctcATTTACCGTAAACTGGCATCTCCCGGGCAGAGCCAGCGATGGTCCTAGCCACATGTTGCACTACGTTGGTCCCTGTCCACACTCGCAAACGGCACAATATCCCTCCCTCTACTTAACTAATATCAACCTTATAACCTAAGTCCTTAGATTGAAGATCGAATAGTGATTAGACGAGTTTTAGGTCGTTTTAAGCTTAGTAGTTTACCTTGTGGGAGACGCTCGGGAAGGCGAAAGGTTAAACGTTATGCGTAGCATATTGTATAATGTGCATTCGGACAAAAAAAAGGTCAAGTGTGAGTAGCATGTTTTGTACTAGTTCCGCGTGAAATTGtggattttattttcttcactATCGTATTGTAAGTTGTTTTTCATTTCTTGTTTCttctgtacggctaccatcagtttggcattgacataaacgctatcgtgaacgtaatttactttctacatATTCCTTTCGCataaatatgtcagtacgagcgagatgcatagagaGTACCTAAGTGATTAACGCATTAAGtgatttcattaagattaactgctatacgagcaaaaaatttaaccgtaggctgtactcctcatactgaccaacatttgttcagcaacttttaaaaataacttgtggtttgatttttgatacactttaaagtttattctaagacgcaatgtattgcgaattttgttatgtttaacgcgtgacaagcaacgtcaatcacaatgctatgacgtggcgatggcgtccattgaagaaaatatttattttgtatgaaaaatagggactctaaaaatacttcataatttttaaaagtcgttgagcaaaagtgtcatcgtttgaggagtacagtctatgttttaattatttgctcgtgttacaggccacacccggtatacaataTCAACAaatgtacgtacgtacgtatgTACGTAAAGTACGAACACAAAAATTTACTGCTTGGTTCGATAGGCTCATAAGGAACTGTTTAATTTAAAGcattaaacgttaatgcaatttcaattgttttaaacgATTTTATTTGTCAGTGCAGTAAAATGTGAACCCTAACGTTAATATAGATGCAACTTGTTTTAAGGAACCCCAGTTCAGGGGTTCCTACAAAAAGTCGTCTGCGGCCCACACGGGGTTTCGTTTCAGCTTTTTGCGCGTAACGG
This window encodes:
- the LOC134680514 gene encoding carboxylic ester hydrolase-like, with protein sequence MKPIVFIGFCFFFGVWGQDEPVTNPSVEIQQGTVIGTLDNGVYVFHGIPYADSTSGIHRFKAPLPAPSFEEPFVANRKGIKCIRALGVGYEGVEDCLVADVYTTTLDTTRRLPVMVWIKGREFDRVYEHELSFKNFLEQDVIIVSLNFRESIFGFLCLGTEVAPGNAGLKDIIAGLHWVQENIENFGGDPDSVTLFGHGSGAAAVDLVSLSPMSEGLIHRVIAQSGSAIAPWAVTRDNLEYAIQVAEALGHTVSDINTLSEVFTKTSVAALTAVINELELFDNSLAFAPCVEKQTLVSSLPFMTRSPYQVLNDGEFLQIPIMTGFVDKEGTIRAEEAIEDNWLEKMDESFEAFLQPDLEFEDEEEEQRIADNIKQYYFGSDAIDMDEYFMYHGDTMIKVSAIREAQLRAASSTSPVYLYQFSYKGTLGDPFVGPVEVDGAAHSEELAYLFHETTEQESSQIDLTVSDILIERWTNFAKTGNPTSLTSQATWNPFTSENNNFLHILNDDQQSSTFEVEMQNPHAVTVAFWNSIYQGHFKDAEGQFDLNERQEDDVIFVDSNENTEDGEENAEGSGENPEGSDENTEGSNENTDSNEDIDAVDTDDNEDGETDSASTAVAYTFSFIAAFALLNQFHMTRISS